From the Manis pentadactyla isolate mManPen7 chromosome 15, mManPen7.hap1, whole genome shotgun sequence genome, the window TTTTCCTGGAGTGTGCTGGGACTGGGTTTACAGAGGGGAGTAGCAGAGGACCCAGAGTCCTCTGGCACCAGACCCGGATTAAGTCTGAGGGGAAGGTGGGTCTGTGTTAGTCGAGAGCACGGTCTCTCAGCACCCAAGAATCCTGGCCCGCAGGCGAGAGCTCTCCTTGCTCAGGACGCAGAAGTTGGGCCCCCAGCCTTACACTGTCCAGTCCTAGGTTTCTTGGGGCTCAGCAGCAGAGTCCGATGCTGCCCCCTGGTGGGCAAACCCTCATACTACTTGCGAGAGGCCAAACTaattaaatacttttatttacaaacaaacaaaaacaaactgacCGGCAAGGTAGGGCCAGGGCCCGGCCCCTGTGGCGGTTGTAGAAGCAGCAGCAGACGGCGGTGGTGGAGCGCAGGCCCAGCTGACCCAGAGGCTGGTTGGTGCgcgccccgccccccaccccaagcCAGGGTCTCGGCTTTCGGCCCCGCCCCCTTTGCTGTACCCCGACTTAAGGCATAGCCTGTTCCCTTCCCACCCGGCCCCAGGGACAGGTCGGATGGGCCAGGGACCCCTCCCCGGGGTCCCACCGCCCGGGACCCGGCGCGTATTCACCACGCAAGCCCGCTGAGATGGGAACAAGAGGCCTTTAGTGTCTTCCCCCGCGGCCCCCACGTCTCCATGCTGCCCGGCTCAGATCGGGGGCGAGGCGGGCACGGCGGTGCCGGGTGGAGTGAGGATCAGGCGGATGCGCTCCACGCACAGAGCGGCGGCCTGCCGCGTCTCCCGGCACAGCGCCGCCAGGCTCAGGAAGCCATGCGGTAGGTCCTCCACCACGCGCAGCGTCACGAGCTTGTCCAGGCTGCGGAGCCGCCGCGCGAACATGACCGAGTCGTCCAGCATGGGGTCCAGCGCGCACGCCTGCGGGAGGGCGcgggtggggcacagggaccaGGCGGTAGGAGAcatcgggggtgggggtgggagttggAGAATGAGCTTATCTGGCCTCTGCCCAGCTTCAACCTTCTCCCAGAGACCCACGGTGTCTTTTCCCTTTCCCCAACTCTCCAAGCCCAGGGGCCACCCCCAATGCCCTTTGGTGCTCAACAAGACTGCCAAATAAATGAGAGCCCTGACTGCTTTGCGTCTTCCCATAGCCAAGAAATACCTTCTGGAGGTCCACCTCGCCCTTCTGGCTGGGCTACCCACTTTTTCCAGCTCTGCTTTTGTGAGCTCTCTTCCCCAGGTGCACCTGCGCCCCACCCACCACACTCTTTGCCCGTTTGGTGCTCACCACGATGTGCACGGGCGGCAGGCTCTGCAGCATGCTGTCAGGTGCCAGCAGCGGTGACATAAAGGGATTCTTGGAGATGGGTGATGAGTAGAGGGGCATCCGCGTGGCACCCTGGCTCGATCGCCTTGGGTGAAAGCCTTCAGGAAAGGCGATACCCCCGCCATGGGCTTTGTCCTTGGTGCTCTGCTCACCTCGGACCTCAGCCTCCTCAGATGCATCCTCAGACCGCAGTAAGAAGCTGACGTCAGAGGGCGTGGAGGGGCCAAGTGTCTCCCCAGACAGTGACAACTCTGGGGTGTCAGTTATCTTGGAGCTTCCCCTTAGGCTCAGGTCATGCAGGGTCAGGTTCTTAAGGGAGTCGGTGCCCAGTGGGGTCTCAGGCTGGGCCAGCGCTGCCTCTGACACGCTGCGTCGCATTGGCTCTGCGAGAGGAGCAGGGTCAGGGAGTGAGCTGGGGCGATGGATCTGCCTGACTGGTTGGTTGGGTGTGTGGGTGGCTCTCAGGAAAGTTCATGGGAAGGGCAGGGGCCTCTGGCGGAGGAGCTGCATCCTAGGGCTGTGAAGGCCTGGGGTGTTCCCCCAGACTCCCtccttgggggtgggtggggagctcCAAGTGCCCCAGGCTGCAACTCCAAGGGGGAGGTGGCAGGAGTCACATGGTTATGGAGGTGGAGGTGTCCCAGTGAAAAGGTGGACGTGTGCGTGTGGCTGTCTATGTGTGTGGTGACTGGGAAGGTTAAGTGCAAGTCAGTTTGCTTCTgggagcctcggtttcctcctctgtaaaaaggGGAATCAATCCTATCCTTACTACCATAGGAAGTGGAGAGGACTCAGGGGGGTTAGGTATTGCTACCCCGAGGTCATAATATATCAGTATTACCAGGCCTGGTGCCCTGTTCAGCCATCTCCCAGGCCTCAGCACGAGGTCCAGCCAGCTTTGTCTGGCCACTTGACACAGAGGGTGTGAATGGATCAAAGTGGAGTAATGAGTAGGCCCGCATGGCATGAAAGGAGGCTCTGTTCACAGCAAGCTAAAACGTCTGGGGGGCCTATTTGGTTCCCAGAGGTCCCACATCTGTAGCCACATAGATCTGCTTCCCAAATTGCCTTCATGTTTCTCAGCTTTATCCCTTCCCTGTGAGTGACCAGGCAAGCAAGTGCCCAAATGCCAAGGGAGTGCTTCCAGCCCACCCGGTGTGCCCACTTTGGCCTCAGCTCCATTACATATATCAGAGCCACTGCTTACCCCTTGGGCCAGGATGctatgtttttcagtttttcacttgTCTTCATAAATCCATGAAGGCAAAAAGCAAGATGATATGAGTATAACTGTGTAAGTGCTCTGTGATCCAGATGGCCACTGGGGCAGACTGTTAACTCAGAGGCATAGGGCACAGCTCTTCAGGGGTGCCAGCTTGCTCAGGGAGTACCTGCCGGGCAGCTTTGTGTAGGGTGCTTGGCACCAGTAAGGATGTGAAGTACTTACAACCACTTTATGAGGCAGGTACTCTTATtgtgcccatttcacagaggagcaAAGCAAGGCTCACAGATACTGTTACTTGCCACGTCACTCAGCAACCAGCAAGTACCTAAAACAAAGCGAGCTTGACTGGTGCTGCACTTGTTACCTTTATCCTATAAGGAAAATCCCAGTGCTCGATGGTCCGTGTGCCTAAAATTCAAATCTCTTTTAATTGGTTTCGTGTGTATTTATCTGCTTCCATTTGAATATCCTAAAATTAAAAGCttaacttaaaatatattcaacaGGAATAATTTTCTGAATAATAGGGACTCCATCTACTTTTGAACATGCAATCACAATTACTCAGAAAATACTCTTGGTTTGCCCTAGATAGAAAATGAGTTGGTTGTGCTTTAAAAtccttaaatgttaaaaaatggtGGGAAAAAAATGGATCCCTGAATGGAAGTGATTTTGGGCCGCCTAATGGTCCTGCCACCCACCCATGGTTGGGATTCTCCTCTACTTCCTGAGGCTTGTTCAGTGTGCTGGTCTCCCCATCAAACTCCTAGGCCAGCCCCTGGAGTGGGTATTACCCCATTTGCCTCTGTTAGAAGTCTGGAAAAAATCTAGGGTGGCTGGAATCCCTCCTGATGGCTGGAGGGATTGTGTGGTGTTCTTGGGACTAAAAACCAGGACATGTGGCAGTCCTGGGATCTGAAAAGTCTGACTCCTTTCCCAGGGTGCCTTTCAGAGAGAGGCTGTTTGGGAAGCTATATCCTATAGTTCCTGGGACCGTGAGATGACCTGGGGCACCAGAAGTCCTGGAATTTCTAGGATGTGGACTGTTGTGGGAAATCCAGGCTTTGTGGTAGAGACCAGGATCGAAAGGGGGCAGAGTACCCCTTGAGTGCCTGGTCCCTGAGTGTCCCAGGGCATAGCCCCTTTCCTGGATGGGTGTGCTAGGGGAGGGCTTCACTCACCTGCCACAGGCACTGAGTTTGTTTGGAACttctgcctactcagctccaggAAGGAGTTGAGCCATGAGGAGGCTCCCAGGCGGAGGTCTCGCAAGAGGGCGGCTGTGTCCCGCTGCACCAGCCCCATCATGCCCAGCGCCTTCTGATTGGAGTCAGAGTCGTCCTCTGTCTCCCCACCTATGGAGTGTATGTGGGGGCTGAGTTGGTCTCTTCCCTTTCTAGGCCCAGTCTCAACACCCAGAGCTTCAGGCATCTGTGCCCCCAGGGACCCGAGAGTATCTGATCACTTCAGGAGGAACAAGCAGTCTGAGATTCCTCTCCTTAGCCCCTCCCCAGTTAGGGAGCCCCTCTCCCTAACTCTCTGCAGGACCTGGGCATCCACGCACCTCCAGGCCCCAGctctggggcagggtgggtgggtgggtggctgcTTACCAGCATAGGCGCTGACACACTTGGAGAGTACGCTGAGGGGCAGCAGCGGGTCCATGAGGCTCAGAAGGCGGGAGGGGGAGGCTGTAGGCTGCAGCATTGTGGCCGGGTAAGCTGCCATGATGCCATCGGGCACCCGCACCCCGTAGGCTGCTGCCCGAAGGGACACAGTGAAGCAGAGGTTCCCGCCTGCACTGTCCCCTGCGAGGCATATCCGCTCCCCAGTTGAGCCTGGTTTGGAGGGGGGCTTGGTCATGCCTGGCAGGGAGGAGCTTGAGCTCTGGGCCAGGAGCACTGGGCTCTTACAGGTGGCGTGTGGGGGCCTCAACCCTAAAATCTAGCCAAGTGTAATTTTAGAGACTGATAAACTGAGGTAGGGATTTGGACCCACTTGGGGGTTAGGGGTCAGGGAATCAGGCCgactgaggacatggagaagccCAGAGATGAGGAAGCTCTGGGAAAGTTTGAGGGGCTGAGGTCAGAAACAAGGAAGACTGGCAGAGGGAAAGGCGAGACCGAGGGCCCATTTCAGGAGGGCAGAGCATCTGCGGCCAGGAGATAGaggccccccacccccgcaccGCTCTAGGCCTCCCAAGGGGTGGGGAGTGGTAGGTCAGAGGAGCCAGAAGAATGGGTGGGATGGGTCAGGAGGCTGGCGGTGCAGGCAGCAGCGGTTGCAGAAACaggtggaagaaagaaaaggccaGAAGAGACGGGAGGTATGGGGGGTGGTGTGTCAGGGCTGGagtggaggagaggaggcaggaggaggaagtGGTTGAGATGAAGGTCTGGGGAGCAGCGGGGCCTGGGGAAAGTGGTGAAGCAGAGCTGGAGGAGCAGGGCAGGGGTGCAAACCAGTGGCAGAGGGCTGAGTGGTAGGGCATGGAAGGGGAGGCAGGTGCAAGGCTGAGGTCTGAGCAACTAGATGGCGCACCCCCCGCAGTCTGGGTTGGGGGCTTTAGCAggttggggctggggtgggaaacGGGTGGCACTGAGGGCTGGGCTCACCCAGGAAGGCGCAGTGCTTGATGGCCCAGCAGTAGGCATAGAAACACTCCTCCAGCGCGCGGGGAAAGGGGGCCTCGGGGGCCAGGGAGTAGTCGATGGAGAGGATGGGGACACCCAGCTCCTGGGCCCAGCTCTTGAGGTAGGGCTCATGGGACTTGGAGGTCTGGGCCACGAAGCCACCACCGTGGATATGCACTATCAGGGATGGTGAGCGGGGTGCCTGCTGGGGCCGTGGCCGCAGCTCCAGGCTCCGCGGACCCTCGGACTTCACCAGGCTGCTGAGCTCCTCGCTGTCCTGGCGGGTGAGGGAGGAGGATGCGAGTGAGGCTGCGGCGGCCAGCTGGGGCCTCACCCCAGCAAGGGCATGTGCTCAGAGAGACAGGATGGGGGCGGGGCAGGGGTGGCATCTGGTAGGGGGGCTGTCTGTGCCCCTCGGCTCCTTACTTGTTCCTGGCACAGGCAGGGGCCCTACCTGTCCTTCACGCAGGTCATAGGAGATGAGCCTGACGAGGATGGGCCCGGGGCCTGTGTGGGCCAGTGGGGGTGAGATGGTGACCATGAGCTTGGGGTCAGCAGTCAGTGGCATTTCAAAGGCCTTGGGTGGCAGGCTGAGCAGGCGGCTCACCCTCACAGTGGCTGATGCCATGTTTGCTAGAGACTGGTGGGAGGGAACAGAAGGGGTGCTGGGGAGGGACTATTCATGGGggttcccttcccttcccagttGTTTCCCTCATGTGCTGTCCCTGAGTGTGGAACCCTACAGAGGCCTGATGtgggtctctgggcctctgtgtccCCATCCTGTGACAGGTTGGGGCCTTCACAGGGCCCCATGCTCACCGATAACACCTCAATCTCGGTGATATTCCAGAAAGCTTTCCAGAAGTGCACGTCTAGGTTCTGTATGATCCGTTCAAACTCAGTCCCACGCAGCTCTGGATCGATGGCAAAGCGGCCACTGGTGAACAGGGAGCTGGCGGTCACACCTGGGTGTTGGGAGTGGTGTCAGCTCAAGTTGCCAGGAcaggggcaggaaggagggacaGGAGGGAAAGTGAGGCCACTGGCCGGCCCAGCCAGGACTCACCGAGGCCCGTTTCGTTGCGTTTGTAGTGTTCCCCGAAGGACACCAGCCCAATGGAGATGGTCTGCAGGAATGGCCGGATGGCGGGTGTGAACTGTGGAGAGAGGCTGCTGGGTCACCGGCCACCAGGAGAGGCACCCAGAGCAGGCGGGAACGAGGGTCAGAGACATGAGGGGGATGCGGTCATTCAGCAGACAGTGGGCTCCTCCTGGGTGCCAGGGACTGTTCTGGGCACCTTCATGGAGCTGATGTTGTCAAAGGGAAGACACAGTATGCACTCAAAGACAGTAGGTGAAGGGGACATGAGTGGTGACTAGAGGTCAGGCTACTTAGATGGGTCTCCAGGAGGGGATGTGAGGATGTATCCATGACTCGAGTGCAGACTGTTCCCTGCAGAGGGCGCAGCAAGCACAAAGGCTCTGAGGTGGCCTGAGCTTGGCATGGATAATGTGCATGGCTGGAGCAGGAGTGAGCCaggggagaggggcagagggTGAGAGACGCCAAGGGGGCTCATGTAGGGCCTGAGGAATTTGCATTTCTTCCAAATGGGGGTGGGACCATAG encodes:
- the LIPE gene encoding hormone-sensitive lipase isoform X2, whose amino-acid sequence is MDLRTMTQSLVTLAEDNMAFFSSQGPGETARRLSGVFEGVREQALGLEPLLGRLLGVAHLFDLDAETPANGYRSLVHTARCCLAHLLHKSRYVAANRRSIFFRTSHNLAELEAYLAALTQLRALAYYAQQLLAANQPGGLFFEGDEGLTADFLREYVTLHKGCFYGRCLGFQFTPAIRPFLQTISIGLVSFGEHYKRNETGLGVTASSLFTSGRFAIDPELRGTEFERIIQNLDVHFWKAFWNITEIEVLSSLANMASATVRVSRLLSLPPKAFEMPLTADPKLMVTISPPLAHTGPGPILVRLISYDLREGQDSEELSSLVKSEGPRSLELRPRPQQAPRSPSLIVHIHGGGFVAQTSKSHEPYLKSWAQELGVPILSIDYSLAPEAPFPRALEECFYAYCWAIKHCAFLGSTGERICLAGDSAGGNLCFTVSLRAAAYGVRVPDGIMAAYPATMLQPTASPSRLLSLMDPLLPLSVLSKCVSAYAGGETEDDSDSNQKALGMMGLVQRDTAALLRDLRLGASSWLNSFLELSRQKFQTNSVPVAEPMRRSVSEAALAQPETPLGTDSLKNLTLHDLSLRGSSKITDTPELSLSGETLGPSTPSDVSFLLRSEDASEEAEVRGEQSTKDKAHGGGIAFPEGFHPRRSSQGATRMPLYSSPISKNPFMSPLLAPDSMLQSLPPVHIVACALDPMLDDSVMFARRLRSLDKLVTLRVVEDLPHGFLSLAALCRETRQAAALCVERIRLILTPPGTAVPASPPI
- the LIPE gene encoding hormone-sensitive lipase isoform X1, whose translation is MELARGAGPAGALGAPALKRTKDESKSRSRQRWRKAKAKASRLTHSMDLRTMTQSLVTLAEDNMAFFSSQGPGETARRLSGVFEGVREQALGLEPLLGRLLGVAHLFDLDAETPANGYRSLVHTARCCLAHLLHKSRYVAANRRSIFFRTSHNLAELEAYLAALTQLRALAYYAQQLLAANQPGGLFFEGDEGLTADFLREYVTLHKGCFYGRCLGFQFTPAIRPFLQTISIGLVSFGEHYKRNETGLGVTASSLFTSGRFAIDPELRGTEFERIIQNLDVHFWKAFWNITEIEVLSSLANMASATVRVSRLLSLPPKAFEMPLTADPKLMVTISPPLAHTGPGPILVRLISYDLREGQDSEELSSLVKSEGPRSLELRPRPQQAPRSPSLIVHIHGGGFVAQTSKSHEPYLKSWAQELGVPILSIDYSLAPEAPFPRALEECFYAYCWAIKHCAFLGSTGERICLAGDSAGGNLCFTVSLRAAAYGVRVPDGIMAAYPATMLQPTASPSRLLSLMDPLLPLSVLSKCVSAYAGGETEDDSDSNQKALGMMGLVQRDTAALLRDLRLGASSWLNSFLELSRQKFQTNSVPVAEPMRRSVSEAALAQPETPLGTDSLKNLTLHDLSLRGSSKITDTPELSLSGETLGPSTPSDVSFLLRSEDASEEAEVRGEQSTKDKAHGGGIAFPEGFHPRRSSQGATRMPLYSSPISKNPFMSPLLAPDSMLQSLPPVHIVACALDPMLDDSVMFARRLRSLDKLVTLRVVEDLPHGFLSLAALCRETRQAAALCVERIRLILTPPGTAVPASPPI
- the LIPE gene encoding hormone-sensitive lipase isoform X3, translating into MSPRAAAASGGEKPRPKFTPAIRPFLQTISIGLVSFGEHYKRNETGLGVTASSLFTSGRFAIDPELRGTEFERIIQNLDVHFWKAFWNITEIEVLSSLANMASATVRVSRLLSLPPKAFEMPLTADPKLMVTISPPLAHTGPGPILVRLISYDLREGQDSEELSSLVKSEGPRSLELRPRPQQAPRSPSLIVHIHGGGFVAQTSKSHEPYLKSWAQELGVPILSIDYSLAPEAPFPRALEECFYAYCWAIKHCAFLGSTGERICLAGDSAGGNLCFTVSLRAAAYGVRVPDGIMAAYPATMLQPTASPSRLLSLMDPLLPLSVLSKCVSAYAGGETEDDSDSNQKALGMMGLVQRDTAALLRDLRLGASSWLNSFLELSRQKFQTNSVPVAEPMRRSVSEAALAQPETPLGTDSLKNLTLHDLSLRGSSKITDTPELSLSGETLGPSTPSDVSFLLRSEDASEEAEVRGEQSTKDKAHGGGIAFPEGFHPRRSSQGATRMPLYSSPISKNPFMSPLLAPDSMLQSLPPVHIVACALDPMLDDSVMFARRLRSLDKLVTLRVVEDLPHGFLSLAALCRETRQAAALCVERIRLILTPPGTAVPASPPI